The following proteins are encoded in a genomic region of Spirosoma sp. SC4-14:
- a CDS encoding glycosyltransferase family 2 protein, whose product MLDLSIIIVNYKTPKLIIDCLTSVYQHTSGIAFEILIIDNQSEDQSEALIKARFPATRWFEMGYNSGFARANNYGIRQAKGRNILLLNSDTLLTNNVLLRCVSLLDQQPDVAAVSIQQLGADRQLRPNLYTTFGQMRRAFYILPAGAVFQNWLQKLIPDPHFADPNQVEWLSGAFLMTRQTTIAKAGGLDESFFMYGEDVEWGYRLGRQGKLLLLKDASFVHLEYGSSDNNQQHVVTHINRFKPQIQVSQLLWVRKQYGVGAYLVLILHYVLMVPVIFAWKIAVNLRNRQIPWAELENQRAFAQQVSIFLRFFWKTLFNRPGFYKVQ is encoded by the coding sequence TTGCTCGATTTAAGCATAATCATTGTCAATTATAAGACACCCAAACTTATTATTGACTGCCTAACGTCAGTATATCAGCATACATCAGGTATCGCATTTGAGATTTTAATTATTGATAATCAATCGGAAGATCAAAGCGAAGCATTGATTAAAGCCAGATTCCCGGCTACTCGCTGGTTTGAGATGGGCTATAATTCGGGCTTTGCCCGGGCCAACAATTATGGCATCCGGCAGGCGAAAGGACGCAATATCCTGTTGTTGAATTCCGATACGTTGCTAACAAACAATGTTTTGCTGCGTTGCGTAAGTCTTCTGGATCAACAGCCGGATGTGGCTGCCGTTAGTATACAGCAACTGGGAGCCGACCGGCAACTCCGACCAAATCTGTATACGACTTTTGGCCAGATGCGTCGGGCGTTCTATATCCTGCCAGCAGGCGCTGTTTTTCAGAACTGGCTCCAGAAATTAATTCCCGATCCACATTTTGCTGACCCAAATCAGGTTGAGTGGTTGTCGGGCGCTTTTCTGATGACGCGCCAGACGACGATTGCCAAAGCAGGTGGACTGGATGAATCGTTTTTTATGTACGGTGAAGATGTAGAATGGGGCTATCGGTTGGGCCGGCAGGGAAAGTTACTGTTGCTGAAAGATGCCAGTTTCGTGCATCTGGAATACGGAAGTAGCGACAATAATCAGCAACACGTAGTAACTCACATTAATCGGTTTAAACCGCAGATACAGGTATCGCAGTTGTTATGGGTTCGGAAACAATATGGTGTAGGTGCTTATCTGGTACTTATTCTCCATTATGTGCTGATGGTTCCTGTTATTTTTGCGTGGAAAATAGCCGTAAACCTACGGAATCGCCAAATTCCATGGGCCGAACTGGAAAATCAGCGGGCATTTGCTCAACAAGTCAGTATCTTTCTACGATTTTTCTGGAAAACGCTTTTTAACCGTCCGGGTTTCTACAAAGTACAGTAG
- a CDS encoding gliding motility-associated C-terminal domain-containing protein produces the protein MRLVYTIGLIAFALGAILWPNISQATHVRAGEITTRRLPGATLTYEITLTTYYDEVTGKTAANDANSYTFCFGDGTQADVKRVSRKYINGGTSSVNTYVTTHTYAGPGAYTIGVQIANRNKGTLNLPPAGSSDQITFYVSTTILINAALQVNSTPVMLNPPLDSARVGQKFCHNPAAFDADGDSLAYRLSKPQEGIPNSCRSRFIPAYQDPTTFSTVREDGGAPPTFTIDAKTGDLCWDAPGQAGQFNFAFIIEEWRNGVLIGEITRDMQIIVVDEPNKRPLIAGTELCVEAGTLIQQPIQATDPDGQRVIITAYGGPFNVNSDGQPFPAGQLVAPEYAKLINGNVPLPQPATATFSWQTNCNHARKEPYDITLKVTDVPGRAAVGLVSFATLRIRVYAPAVKNLTAKPTATASGRAIQLNWNPYSCGQITSSGGLPDTTKLIVYRKEGCTTYNPDVCTTGLPASLGYQKIAELPYTATAYIDTSALKRGISYSYRIVARNPGIGDNGGLSVASTEACLELPLLAPVMTQVTVDSTHTQRGQITVRWTRPLGLQPGELGAPYQYRLQRASGLNGSNFSPIATINTSIQPGLADTVYVDRGSPTAALNTTDSAYRYRVEFYYTNANGQLTRLDVTDPASSVRLAANPAQRSITLSWQANTPWSNDNQRHDVYRSRSGPGGPFNKIAEVSVQGAPTYTFTDTGTDSFVADGNTSRSLSADSSYCYRVMTRGQYADSKLASLGVLLNYSQLICATPTDTTRPCAPMLGLDSLDCASLSNESLCGQSSFTNKLRWRLTTSADCDPNVVSYKVYYGRYEQDKPSELVSIPAPTLSFDHVNLTTVSGCYFVTAVSRSGVESLPSNRVCNDACPLLVLPNVFTPNGDGKNDLFEPLKCPRFVESVALVVYNRYGSKVYEGSSARLSWNGKSSDGSDLPSGLYYYQVSVGYSLLDRDAPAQVLKGWVQILREGVSMR, from the coding sequence ATGCGTTTAGTTTATACAATTGGGCTGATTGCCTTCGCACTGGGAGCAATCTTATGGCCAAACATTAGTCAGGCAACGCACGTACGAGCCGGTGAAATTACAACCCGGCGACTGCCTGGTGCTACGCTAACTTATGAAATTACTCTGACTACGTACTACGATGAAGTAACCGGAAAAACGGCTGCTAACGATGCCAATTCCTATACGTTTTGTTTTGGTGATGGAACTCAGGCCGATGTCAAACGAGTGAGTCGTAAGTACATAAATGGCGGAACTTCATCCGTGAACACGTATGTGACTACTCATACCTACGCGGGGCCAGGAGCCTACACCATTGGTGTACAGATCGCGAACCGGAATAAAGGTACCTTAAACCTACCCCCGGCGGGTAGTTCCGATCAGATCACATTTTATGTATCGACTACAATTCTGATCAATGCGGCTCTTCAGGTAAACTCAACACCGGTCATGCTCAATCCTCCCCTCGATTCGGCCAGGGTTGGGCAAAAGTTCTGCCATAACCCGGCTGCCTTCGATGCCGATGGCGATAGTTTAGCATATCGGCTCAGCAAGCCCCAGGAAGGAATTCCAAATAGCTGTCGGAGTCGGTTTATTCCGGCGTATCAGGACCCAACTACCTTCAGTACCGTTCGGGAAGACGGGGGGGCACCGCCTACGTTTACCATCGATGCGAAAACCGGCGATCTCTGCTGGGATGCTCCAGGACAGGCTGGCCAGTTCAACTTTGCCTTCATCATTGAAGAATGGCGAAATGGTGTCCTCATCGGCGAAATCACCCGCGACATGCAAATTATTGTCGTCGATGAACCCAACAAACGACCCCTGATTGCCGGAACGGAACTCTGTGTCGAAGCCGGTACACTCATTCAGCAACCCATTCAGGCAACTGATCCTGATGGCCAGCGAGTTATCATTACGGCTTATGGTGGACCCTTCAACGTGAACAGTGATGGGCAACCCTTTCCTGCGGGACAGTTAGTAGCGCCGGAGTATGCGAAACTGATTAACGGCAATGTACCCCTACCACAACCAGCCACAGCAACCTTCTCCTGGCAAACCAACTGTAACCACGCCCGAAAAGAACCGTACGATATTACCCTTAAGGTGACGGATGTGCCCGGCCGAGCTGCTGTGGGACTGGTCTCCTTTGCAACATTGCGCATTCGGGTCTATGCCCCTGCCGTTAAAAACCTGACTGCCAAACCCACCGCTACCGCGTCAGGAAGAGCCATCCAGCTTAACTGGAATCCCTACTCCTGCGGCCAAATCACCTCTTCGGGAGGACTGCCCGATACCACCAAACTCATCGTCTACCGAAAGGAAGGTTGTACGACCTACAACCCCGATGTCTGCACCACCGGACTGCCGGCTTCGCTGGGGTATCAGAAAATTGCCGAGCTGCCTTATACCGCTACGGCCTACATCGACACCTCCGCCCTCAAACGGGGCATCAGCTACTCCTACCGAATCGTAGCCCGCAATCCCGGTATCGGCGATAACGGTGGACTCAGCGTGGCCTCCACCGAAGCCTGTCTCGAACTGCCCCTGCTGGCACCCGTCATGACTCAGGTCACCGTCGACTCCACCCACACCCAGCGCGGACAGATCACCGTTCGCTGGACCAGACCCCTGGGGCTCCAACCCGGCGAGCTGGGGGCTCCTTATCAGTACCGGCTCCAGCGGGCTAGCGGCCTCAATGGCTCCAACTTCTCCCCCATTGCCACCATCAACACCTCCATCCAGCCCGGACTGGCCGACACCGTCTATGTCGATCGGGGAAGCCCTACAGCGGCTCTCAACACCACCGACTCGGCCTATCGCTACCGGGTGGAGTTCTACTACACCAACGCCAATGGCCAGCTCACCCGCCTGGATGTGACCGATCCGGCATCGAGTGTGCGGCTGGCGGCCAATCCGGCCCAGCGGAGCATCACCCTCAGCTGGCAGGCCAACACCCCCTGGAGCAACGACAACCAGCGTCACGATGTCTACCGCAGCCGCTCGGGGCCAGGGGGACCTTTCAACAAGATTGCTGAGGTGTCGGTGCAGGGCGCCCCCACTTACACCTTCACCGATACGGGCACCGACAGCTTTGTGGCCGATGGCAACACGAGTCGGAGCTTGTCGGCCGACAGCAGTTATTGTTACCGGGTGATGACCCGTGGCCAGTATGCCGACAGCAAGCTGGCCAGTCTGGGGGTGTTGCTCAACTACAGCCAGCTCATTTGTGCCACGCCCACCGACACGACCCGTCCCTGTGCGCCGATGCTGGGTCTGGACAGTCTGGACTGTGCCAGCCTGAGCAATGAGAGCCTGTGTGGTCAGAGTAGTTTCACCAACAAGCTGCGCTGGCGGCTGACGACGAGTGCCGATTGCGATCCTAATGTGGTGAGTTACAAGGTCTACTATGGGCGTTATGAGCAGGACAAGCCTTCGGAGCTGGTGAGTATCCCGGCGCCGACGCTGAGTTTCGATCATGTGAATCTGACGACGGTGTCGGGTTGTTATTTTGTGACGGCGGTGAGTCGTTCTGGAGTCGAGAGTTTACCCTCCAACAGGGTTTGCAATGACGCGTGTCCGTTGTTAGTGCTGCCGAATGTGTTCACCCCGAATGGGGATGGGAAGAACGATTTGTTCGAGCCCTTGAAGTGTCCCCGTTTTGTGGAGAGTGTAGCGTTGGTGGTTTACAACCGGTATGGCAGCAAGGTGTATGAGGGGAGCAGCGCGCGTTTGTCGTGGAATGGCAAGTCGAGTGATGGGAGTGATTTGCCGAGTGGTTTATACTACTATCAGGTGAGTGTTGGGTATTCGCTGCTGGACCGCGATGCTCCGGCTCAGGTGCTAAAGGGCTGGGTACAGATCCTCCGCGAAGGCGTGAGTATGCGATAA